A region of the Stieleria neptunia genome:
TTCGCGCCGCTCAATCCATACCGCTGAACATCGCCGAGGGCAACGGGAAGCGAAGCCTCAAAGATCGTAGTCGATTTCTTGACATCGCTCGTGGCTCGGCGCTGGAATGTGTCGCAATTCAAGACGTGCTTGCCGCAACCGATGGACTGGATGTTGAACGCCACCACGAACTGAAACGTTCGCTTCATCGGATCGTTTCGATGCTGACTCGGTTGATCGCGAGATCCGATGCCGTGGCCGAATCGCCGGTGGAGTACAATGCAGGGACCGAGTACGAGTACCGCGATGCTGAGTGCGAGTACGAGTACGATCAAGGCAGGAAGCCAGAACCAAGCCAGAACCAAGCCGTGCACCTGAGGGCGGCTCGCGCGGTTTCACAAGTGGAAAATCACTCGTCCGTCCCAGGTGACGGCAACCGTTCGTCGTGTGACCTCTCACAAAGTGCTATTTTGCGAATTCGCTTTCGTACTCGATCGCTCTTAGCTCTGATCGTGCTCGCGGCGACACTGTTTGCCACTGTGCGGTACGTTGATGCTCGTAGACGTTCAACGTGTACCTATCAGGTGAACGCTCTGCGCGCCGCAATCGGCAAAGCGACTCGTGTAGAAATACTTGCGTGGGAAACGAACGCGGCGCATCGAATAGTCGGTGACACAATTTTCTTCGCCGTTGACTCTCAACCCGAAATACAGGCGCTGTCTGATTCATCGC
Encoded here:
- a CDS encoding four helix bundle protein yields the protein MTEPIFDHDRLDVYRFSIEYVASSFAAARDLSGCHRHARDQWLRAAQSIPLNIAEGNGKRSLKDRSRFLDIARGSALECVAIQDVLAATDGLDVERHHELKRSLHRIVSMLTRLIARSDAVAESPVEYNAGTEYEYRDAECEYEYDQGRKPEPSQNQAVHLRAARAVSQVENHSSVPGDGNRSSCDLSQSAILRIRFRTRSLLALIVLAATLFATVRYVDARRRSTCTYQVNALRAAIGKATRVEILAWETNAAHRIVGDTIFFAVDSQPEIQALSDSSLWPAESKFEVLTGPIGWAPRYHFFIHVVNHDGTTHTVLLEDETLQLRNGMVKTRFEHLCDHILETRIERSVDGGDVTIVRDYDKVMKLFTGLPKNGT